The Populus trichocarpa isolate Nisqually-1 chromosome 11, P.trichocarpa_v4.1, whole genome shotgun sequence genome has a segment encoding these proteins:
- the LOC18103527 gene encoding uncharacterized protein LOC18103527 isoform X2, with amino-acid sequence MNNYGESNGDLNVHEKQVEGHDHCENGDGSDNRVILGIDGGTTSTVCVCIPLFSSSKSLPNPPPILGRAVSGCSNHNSVGETAARDTLEEVMAEALSKSGSDWSAVHAVCLGVSGVNHPTDQERILNWLREIFPSHVKLYVQNDAVAALASGTMGKLHGCVLIAGTGCISYGFAEDGREARASGAGPVLGDWGSGYGIAAKALTAVIRAHDGRGPQTMLTNKILKALSLSSPDELIGWTYADPSWARIAALVPEVVSCAEACDQVATKILVNAVQDLALSVKAVVQRLQLCGEDGNGSFPVVMVGGVLEANRTWDIGKEVMKCIQEQFPGAHPIRPQVEPAVGSALLAWNFLMKESTESSHS; translated from the exons ATGAATAATTATGGGGAAAGCAATGGAGATTTAAATGTCcatgaaaaacaagttgaagGTCATGATCACTGTGAAAATGGAGATGGGTCTGATAATAGAGTCATTTTGGGGATTGATGGTGGGACTACTTCAACTGTTTGTGTCTGcattcctttattttcttcctcaaaATCCCTCCCTAACCCTCCTCCTATCCTTGGACGTGCTGTTTCTGGTTGCTCCAATCATAACAGCGTTGGAG AAACTGCTGCCAGGGACACATTGGAAGAGGTTATGGCTGAAGCCCTCTCAAAATCAGGTTCTGATTGGTCGGCTGTTCATGCTGTTTGTTTAGGTGTTTCTGGTGTTAACCATCCAACTGATCAAGAAAGGATACTAAACTGGCTAAG AGAAATATTTCCTAGCCATGTGAAGTTGTATGTTCAGAATGATGCTGTTGCTGCTCTTGCAAGTGGGACCATGGGAAAGCTTCATGGCTGTGTATTAATTGCTGGTACGGGGTGCATTTCTTATGGATTTGCTGAAGATGGCAGAGAAGCTCGAGCTTCAGGTGCAGGACCTGTCCTAGGTGATTGGGGGAG TGGATATGGAATTGCTGCAAAGGCACTGACTGCAGTAATAAGGGCTCATGATGGTCGTGGTCCACAGACAATGCTAACAAATAAGATTTTGAAGGCACTCAGTCTCTCGTCTCCTGATGAACTTATCGG GTGGACTTATGCTGATCCATCTTGGGCACGCATTGCAGCACTTGTTCCAGAAGTGGTATCTTGTGCAGAAGCTTGCGATCAAGTAGCAACTAAGATCTTGGTCAATGCAGTCCAGGACTTGGCTCTAAGTGTGAAGGCTGTTGTCCAAAGACTTCAGTTGTGCGGTGAAG ATGGAAATGGTTCTTTCCCTGTTGTGATGGTTGGTGGTGTTCTCGAAGCTAACAGGACTTGGGATATTGGGAAAGAAGTTATGAAATGTATTCAGGAGCAGTTTCCTGGGGCTCATCCCATTAGACCACAG GTCGAACCAGCAGTTGGGTCTGCGTTGCTGGCCTGGAATTTCTTGATGAAAGAATCAACAGAGAGCTCCCATAGCTGA
- the LOC18103527 gene encoding uncharacterized protein LOC18103527 isoform X1 produces the protein MNNYGESNGDLNVHEKQVEGHDHCENGDGSDNRVILGIDGGTTSTVCVCIPLFSSSKSLPNPPPILGRAVSGCSNHNSVGETAARDTLEEVMAEALSKSGSDWSAVHAVCLGVSGVNHPTDQERILNWLREIFPSHVKLYVQNDAVAALASGTMGKLHGCVLIAGTGCISYGFAEDGREARASGAGPVLGDWGRYALYTHGYGIAAKALTAVIRAHDGRGPQTMLTNKILKALSLSSPDELIGWTYADPSWARIAALVPEVVSCAEACDQVATKILVNAVQDLALSVKAVVQRLQLCGEDGNGSFPVVMVGGVLEANRTWDIGKEVMKCIQEQFPGAHPIRPQVEPAVGSALLAWNFLMKESTESSHS, from the exons ATGAATAATTATGGGGAAAGCAATGGAGATTTAAATGTCcatgaaaaacaagttgaagGTCATGATCACTGTGAAAATGGAGATGGGTCTGATAATAGAGTCATTTTGGGGATTGATGGTGGGACTACTTCAACTGTTTGTGTCTGcattcctttattttcttcctcaaaATCCCTCCCTAACCCTCCTCCTATCCTTGGACGTGCTGTTTCTGGTTGCTCCAATCATAACAGCGTTGGAG AAACTGCTGCCAGGGACACATTGGAAGAGGTTATGGCTGAAGCCCTCTCAAAATCAGGTTCTGATTGGTCGGCTGTTCATGCTGTTTGTTTAGGTGTTTCTGGTGTTAACCATCCAACTGATCAAGAAAGGATACTAAACTGGCTAAG AGAAATATTTCCTAGCCATGTGAAGTTGTATGTTCAGAATGATGCTGTTGCTGCTCTTGCAAGTGGGACCATGGGAAAGCTTCATGGCTGTGTATTAATTGCTGGTACGGGGTGCATTTCTTATGGATTTGCTGAAGATGGCAGAGAAGCTCGAGCTTCAGGTGCAGGACCTGTCCTAGGTGATTGGGGGAGGTATGCGCTATACACTCA TGGATATGGAATTGCTGCAAAGGCACTGACTGCAGTAATAAGGGCTCATGATGGTCGTGGTCCACAGACAATGCTAACAAATAAGATTTTGAAGGCACTCAGTCTCTCGTCTCCTGATGAACTTATCGG GTGGACTTATGCTGATCCATCTTGGGCACGCATTGCAGCACTTGTTCCAGAAGTGGTATCTTGTGCAGAAGCTTGCGATCAAGTAGCAACTAAGATCTTGGTCAATGCAGTCCAGGACTTGGCTCTAAGTGTGAAGGCTGTTGTCCAAAGACTTCAGTTGTGCGGTGAAG ATGGAAATGGTTCTTTCCCTGTTGTGATGGTTGGTGGTGTTCTCGAAGCTAACAGGACTTGGGATATTGGGAAAGAAGTTATGAAATGTATTCAGGAGCAGTTTCCTGGGGCTCATCCCATTAGACCACAG GTCGAACCAGCAGTTGGGTCTGCGTTGCTGGCCTGGAATTTCTTGATGAAAGAATCAACAGAGAGCTCCCATAGCTGA